The Myxococcus fulvus sequence CCGCGCGCTGCACCGCCGTCAGCTTCGCGCGGCACGTCGCATCCCCCACGTTGCGCAGGAAGTGCGCGGCCCGCGCGTCCTGCAAGCCCAGGCTGTGCCGCTCCGCGTACGCCAGCGTCCCCTGCACGTCGTTCGGGAAGTAGTAGCGGTGCAGTAGCGCCGCCGTGCCACCCCGGAACACGCCCGTGGACAGCCACCGCCCCGTGTAGAGCGTCTTGAACACCTCCACCACCCGGTGCGCGTCCGCCGCGGACTGCCACACGTCCAACAGGCGCCAGTCTCGCGAGGCCGGCGTCGAGGTGCCGTAGAAGCGGTGCTCCACCGTCACCTGGTTGCCCTCGAGCAGGTCCACCGGCTCCGCGGCGATGGGCTCCGTGAAGAGCTCCGCGCCCTCCGTGTCGATGACCATCGGCGCCGTCGTCGACCGGTGGAACAACGTCATGCGCTGGAGGAACTTCTCCCCGTGCGGACGGCGATGGTCCGCCGGCTGCTCGAAGTCGAGCGTGAAGAAGCGGAAGTCCTCGAACTGCTCATCCCCCAGAATCGTCACCCCCGGCAGCGCCTCCAGCCGCGCGCGGATGTCGTCGTCGAGGGTCCGCCGCTCCTGCGCGGCGTCCTCGGGCGCCCCCGCGGACCCCGCGTCACCACACGCACCCAACAACGACACCACCAGCGCGCCCACCACGCCCCGAAGCCGATGCCTCCGTGCCAACATGTCTCGCTCCTCTCGATGGAAACCCTCACAGGGGTGCTTCAAGCTCTCGAATCGAGAGGGCCACCGTCCAGAACGTGGCGGGTGGTGCTCAGCGAGGGGTGCGCGCGGGAGCTTCGTCGCGGCCCCTGACGAAGTCGCACGAGGGCGGCACCGCGTAGCCGTTGACGGCGACGGCGTTGAAGGCGGTGGCGTTGGAGCCCAGACCGAAGCCCGCGAAGGCTCGCCACATGCGGCAGACGTCCTCGCCTCCGTGCAGCGTGTGCGCCGCGCTGATGATGGCGTCGCGCGTCTGGAGGAAGGAGGGGTTGCAGGGGGCGCGCTTCAGGCCCTCGATGAAGTACAGCAGCATGCGCTGGTTGCCCGCGCCGCCCTGGGCGTCCTGGAGATTCGCGTCGAAGCCCCACTGCGCGACGAGCGCCCAGTACACCTCCCACAGCGCCTGCGCGAACACCGCGCCCACGCCGTGGGGCACGGGCAGCGTGTTGCTGCTCTCGTAGGTCCAGGTGTTGCGAATGGAGTCCAACGTGTACGGCTGCGGGCGCAGCCCCGCGCCCGTGGTGGCCTGGTTCTGGAGATAGGTGCCCACGCCGCGCGGCGTGCTCGCGGTGTCGCCCGGGCGCGCGGTGAACACGAGCGCCAGGAAGTCGCTGAGCCCCTCGCCGGGCTGCTGGCGATTGGTGAGGCACGACACGATGGAGGGGCCACCGACGAGCCGGTTGGAGACGCCGTGGCCGTACTCGTGCGCGATGATGCCGCTGTCGAGCGAGCCGTCCCGGTCCGGATTCGGCGGGGTCCACAGGTAGAGCTGCATGCGCGGACGCACCCCGTCCGGCGGCGTGAGGAAGTTGGCGTTGTTCGTGCCACCGCCGTCCTGCGCCTCGGCGCGCACGTCGTCGTTACCCAGGCCGCCCCGCCCCAGGTTGTTGACCTGGAAGTTGCCGGCCACCTCGTCGAAGCCGTACGGGTACAGCACGTCGTGCAGGCGGTTGTTCCAATAGAACAGGTTCACGACGGACGCCGAGACGTACGTGGAGGGCGCGCCCGTGAGGTCGAGCGGGAAGACGCAGTCGAGCATCACGCCACAGTCCGGCTCTCCCGACGTGGGCGGCAGGTTGTTCGCGTCGCGGTCCTCGTACGCATGGACGTTGTTGCCGCGCGGCGTGGTGTGCTCCGCGCCCGCGACGCCGTCCGTGTCATGCCAGCCGTGGGGTGACGCCTCCGTCGCGCGTCCATCCGCGGGCGGCAGCGGGGCCGTGTGGTGGGGGCTCTCCACCGGCATCGGGTAGACCTTGTACGAATCGCTCGCGACCTGGTCGAAGCGCGTCCAGACCTCGCCCGTCTCCGCGTCCACCGTCAGCTCGTAGGCGTGCCGCGCATCCAGCGTGTGCACCAGGAAGTGCCACACCCAGCGGGACTCCCCCCGACGCAGGGGCAGCACCGCGAGCGATGCGTCGATGGGCTCGCTCGACAGCCCCGTCACCTCGACCCGCGTGCGTCGCGCCGGGCCCGGCTCCGCCTCGAGCGCTCGGGGCGCTCGGGCCAGCGGCACACCCAGGTGCTTCGCCGCGCTCCGGACCGCCTCGGCGGCGCCCAGGCGAGGCGTGGTGCCCACGAGCGTCGACTCCACCGAGGGCTGCAGGTCGCTGTGCACCGCGAGCACGCGCCCCTCGCGGTCCACGTTGAGCTGCAGCCGAGTGTTGTAGACGGTGACACCCTTGTACTTCTGTCGCAGGTACAGGTGCGTGGCGCCGCTGGGCCTGGAGTAGACGCGGTCGGCCACATCCAGGCCCGCCAGGTCCGTGAGCTCCAGGCCCAGGACGTCGAGGTTTCGCTGGACGAACGCCAGCCCCACGGCCAGCGCGTCTCCCGACGCGGGCTCGGAGAGCGCGCCCACCAGGTTCACCAGCGAGCGCACCCGCCCCGTCGAGGGGTCCACCTCCACGCGGAGGTCCGGCACCGCGCGACGCAGGCGGGCCTCCGCCTCTTCCTGGACCGCGGAGACTCGCCAGCGCGGGCCCGCGTCGTGCGACAGCCGCGCGTCGTGGTGCCGCTCCGTCAGTCCCTGCGCGGTGATTGCGCGGGCGGAGGGAAGCCAGAGCACTCCGGAGACCAGCACCGCGCGGACGAGGTACCGGCGGACATCACGTGAGGACATGTCGTGCTCCTGGGTGGCGACGGACAAGCCCCGACATGGGGCGGTCGCGCACCGGGAGGAGACACGCGTCACCCGGGGACCTCCAACGAGGTCCCTGGACGACTATCGACTTCCTGGCGGAAGGCCTCGGCGGTGCGCGGGCTCAGTCCTCTTGGAAGGCACTCCACTGGTCATCGTACGTCTCGGGTTTGCCCTTGGGACGCAGGTGCGCGAAGGACAGTGTCACCTCCACCTCGAACTCGCGCTTCTCGGGAGGCCGGCCCAGGTAGACGTACTGCGTCCTGTTCCTGATGCAGGCGTCGAGCATCCGCACGGACGTCTTGGGCAGGACGTGTCCCCTCATGCCCTCGCCGTTCGCATCGAACCGCGCGTGGAGCGTGAAGCGGCGAGGAATGGTGCCGTCCCGGAGGATGGCCTCCTTGCCGCAGTAGTCGTACTGGCGCAGCTTCTTCGCCAGTTGGATGGCGCCCCAGGCCTCGTTCGTCTTGGGCATCGGCGGAGGCGGCCGCTTGACGGGCTTCTCCACGATGATTTCGGGCACGGGCGGCGGCTCCACGATGGGAGGCGGCGGGGGCGGAGGGGTGACGATGGGGGGCGGGGGTGGCGACACCGGCCTGGGGGTGACGACTCGGGGTGGGGGCTCCTCGTGAGGCGACAACGCCAACATCAAGGTGGCGACGAGCAGGGAGCCCGTGAGGCCAATGCCCAGCAGCCCCCAGGTGATGATGACCTTCAGGTCGTTCGACGACCTGGGCGCCTGGACCTCCTTCCACCCGAGGGGCAGGGGGTTGTTCGAGGGGCGAGGCCGGTCCGCGCCGCAATGGCCGCACGTCGACTCACGCTCCGCGGACTTGAGGAAGGGGGCACCGCAGTTCACACACCGAAGACGGACTCTGGCCACTCGGGGAGTCTACCCCAGGGAGGGTTCACACCCCAGGTGCCCGTTCACCGGGGCTCGCCCAGCGTGCGCAGGAAGAACAGGCCCACGTCGTCACGTGCGTAGCGACTGGCCGCGCCCTGCGGGGAGTGGGGCTCGCCGGGCATGAGGAGCAGCTCGAAGCGCTTGCCTGCCTTGATGAGCGCGTCCGCCATCCGCATCGTCACCGAGAGCGTGGCATTCACATCGCTGGTGCCGTGCATCAGCTTCAACTGCCCCTTCAGCTGGTGCGCGAGCGCGAGGTTGTCGCCCGCCGCATAGCCCTGGGGATTCTGGTCGCGCAGGCCGAGGTAGGGCTCGTTGATGATGGCCTCCTCCTCCAGCGAGCCCGGGGCCGAGGCGTAGCCCGACTTGAAGAAGTCAGGCGCCGTCAGCATGCCGCGCAGCGTGAAGTAGCCACCCCACGAAGCCCCGTGGAGGCCCACGCGCT is a genomic window containing:
- a CDS encoding S28 family serine protease encodes the protein MLARRHRLRGVVGALVVSLLGACGDAGSAGAPEDAAQERRTLDDDIRARLEALPGVTILGDEQFEDFRFFTLDFEQPADHRRPHGEKFLQRMTLFHRSTTAPMVIDTEGAELFTEPIAAEPVDLLEGNQVTVEHRFYGTSTPASRDWRLLDVWQSAADAHRVVEVFKTLYTGRWLSTGVFRGGTAALLHRYYFPNDVQGTLAYAERHSLGLQDARAAHFLRNVGDATCRAKLTAVQRAALARREELSPLLAAQVEWGFTFDTLGVDKSLEFSVVRLSFNFWEYLGLAPYDCDSIPEPTVSAEELFGFVDLVAGPAYIFSDQALATFGEPESYQSATELGAPLYPEAELRDLLRYPGGQVPTFLPPLGVTKFYNPVPLLKLEVWARLHAKQVLILDGALSPWSASAFHVSPWNDAYRVVDPEGIGFYGTLTALPEPQRTFFFERLSDWAGAPVQVPEVSEQKQGARYQKLLRHVRRH
- a CDS encoding M36 family metallopeptidase; translated protein: MSSRDVRRYLVRAVLVSGVLWLPSARAITAQGLTERHHDARLSHDAGPRWRVSAVQEEAEARLRRAVPDLRVEVDPSTGRVRSLVNLVGALSEPASGDALAVGLAFVQRNLDVLGLELTDLAGLDVADRVYSRPSGATHLYLRQKYKGVTVYNTRLQLNVDREGRVLAVHSDLQPSVESTLVGTTPRLGAAEAVRSAAKHLGVPLARAPRALEAEPGPARRTRVEVTGLSSEPIDASLAVLPLRRGESRWVWHFLVHTLDARHAYELTVDAETGEVWTRFDQVASDSYKVYPMPVESPHHTAPLPPADGRATEASPHGWHDTDGVAGAEHTTPRGNNVHAYEDRDANNLPPTSGEPDCGVMLDCVFPLDLTGAPSTYVSASVVNLFYWNNRLHDVLYPYGFDEVAGNFQVNNLGRGGLGNDDVRAEAQDGGGTNNANFLTPPDGVRPRMQLYLWTPPNPDRDGSLDSGIIAHEYGHGVSNRLVGGPSIVSCLTNRQQPGEGLSDFLALVFTARPGDTASTPRGVGTYLQNQATTGAGLRPQPYTLDSIRNTWTYESSNTLPVPHGVGAVFAQALWEVYWALVAQWGFDANLQDAQGGAGNQRMLLYFIEGLKRAPCNPSFLQTRDAIISAAHTLHGGEDVCRMWRAFAGFGLGSNATAFNAVAVNGYAVPPSCDFVRGRDEAPARTPR